In one Pseudomonas tensinigenes genomic region, the following are encoded:
- a CDS encoding SDR family oxidoreductase, whose protein sequence is MQLNDKVIIITGGCQGLGRSMAEYFAGKGAKLALVDLNQEKLDDAVAACKAKGVEARSYLCNVANEEQVEHMVAQVAADFGAIHGLINNAGILRDGLLLKVKDGEMTKMSLAQWQAVIDVNLTGVFLCTREVAAKMVELKNSGAIINISSISRAGNVGQTNYSAAKAGVAAATVTWAKELARYGIRVAGIAPGFIETEMTLGMKPEALEKMTSGIPLKRMGKPEEIAHSAAYIFENDYYTGRILEMDGGLRI, encoded by the coding sequence ATGCAACTCAACGACAAAGTAATCATTATCACTGGCGGTTGCCAGGGTTTGGGCCGCTCGATGGCCGAGTATTTCGCCGGCAAAGGCGCGAAGCTGGCGCTGGTCGACCTCAATCAGGAAAAACTCGACGACGCGGTCGCGGCTTGCAAGGCCAAGGGCGTCGAGGCGCGCAGCTATCTGTGCAACGTCGCCAATGAAGAGCAGGTCGAGCACATGGTCGCTCAGGTTGCCGCCGACTTCGGTGCCATTCATGGCCTGATCAACAACGCCGGGATCCTCCGTGATGGCTTGCTGCTCAAGGTCAAGGACGGCGAGATGACCAAGATGAGCCTGGCACAGTGGCAGGCAGTGATCGACGTCAACCTGACCGGCGTGTTCCTCTGCACCCGTGAGGTGGCGGCAAAAATGGTCGAGCTGAAGAACAGCGGCGCGATCATCAACATCTCGTCGATCTCGCGTGCGGGCAACGTTGGCCAGACCAACTATTCGGCGGCCAAGGCCGGTGTTGCTGCGGCGACCGTGACTTGGGCCAAGGAACTGGCGCGTTATGGCATTCGTGTAGCGGGGATTGCACCGGGCTTCATCGAAACCGAGATGACCCTGGGCATGAAACCGGAAGCGCTGGAGAAGATGACCTCGGGGATTCCGCTCAAGCGCATGGGCAAGCCGGAAGAGATTGCGCACTCGGCGGCGTATATCTTCGAGAACGACTATTACACCGGGCGGATTCTGGAGATGGATGGCGGGTTGCGCATCTAA